The following are from one region of the Etheostoma spectabile isolate EspeVRDwgs_2016 chromosome 15, UIUC_Espe_1.0, whole genome shotgun sequence genome:
- the znf598 gene encoding LOW QUALITY PROTEIN: E3 ubiquitin-protein ligase ZNF598 (The sequence of the model RefSeq protein was modified relative to this genomic sequence to represent the inferred CDS: inserted 2 bases in 2 codons), whose protein sequence is MTSTTTKETEKHCVLCCQEVNIFALGKCDHPVCYRCSTKMRVLCDQKYCAVCREELDKVVFVKKLEAFSSLPYQQFPCEKKHDIYFCDEKIFAQYRHLLLPECLRCSEPKVFSKFEELEQHMRKQHELFCCKLCTKHLKIFSHERKWYNRKELARHRLHGDPDDTSHRGHPLCKFCDDRYLDNDELLKHLRRDHXFCHFCDADGSXEYYSDYPYLSEHFRESHYLCEEGRCATEQFTHAFRSEIDYKAHKAAAHSKNRAEARQNRHIDLQFNYAPRQQRRNEGMVTGEDYEEMRHARGGRGRPHGGQKSWRYCRDEEDREVAAAMRASMAKHRQEERGPIGAMQERIAPKHNREERTERTEPEEPRHRTGHIKPISKPPVKTMKTANLGDEEDDFPALGARAAPAIVKPCHATLTAALAALKEDDFPSLSAVSVASPMTPAYSAQPKKTSSFQEEDFPALVSKIRPLKHAAGTKSAWSNHTAVTKPNTQPPLSSRPPPPPPSSASSGPQPLSSNSSSSRRKKKVGENGKPTSTRSPPSSDDDDNRGMTQQEFRSVPTMMDISSLLTVKGGKSKPSAVTTNPPNPTPSTPPTSKASKKKKTQKNTADPSTSVSSMSGTTPTVVANSVETAAQKENVPEKSCNKPPSSTVTAPLMSGLANGYLEKSPPISKEAVAITLHPKPDPPLDREEEFPALMTKNPPPGFKSSFPLKASAPASAPAPSPALPPPPPGLGISAPKPPPGFTGIPLNSNVVDPAPSPVNPPPKVSSSGYLVPEDFHQRNLELIQSIRKYLHNDESKFNQFKNFSAQFRQSVISAVQYHSSCKDLLGDDFNRIFNELLVLLPDTGKQQELLTAQADWKALEKQSGTGGGKKNKNKKNAWQMPTAMANAAAELDCQVCPTCRQVLAPKDFNSHKTLHTGENEEFPSLQSISRIIS, encoded by the exons ATGACTTCAACAACCActaaagaaacagaaaagcacTGCGTGCTATGCTGCCAAGAAGTTAATATCTTCGCCTTGGGAAAATGCGACCACCCAGTTTGTTACCGCTGCTCCACCAAAATGAGGGTGCTGTGCGACCAGAAGTACTGCGCCGTCTGCCGGGAGGAGCTCGACAAG GTGGTGTTTGTGAAAAAACTGGAGGCCTTCTCGTCTCTGCCCTACCAGCAGTTCCCCTGTGAGAAGAAGCATGATATCTATTTTTGTGATGAGAAGATCTTTGCCCAGTATAG GCATCTGCTGTTGCCAGAGTGCCTTCGCTGTTCAGAGCCGAAGGTCTTCTCCAAGTTTGAGGAGCTTGAGCAGCACATGAGGAAGCAGCATGAGCTCTTCTGTTGCAAGCTCTGCACAAAGCATCTCAAG ATTTTCTCCCACGAGCGTAAATGGTACAACCGTAAGGAACTGGCACGTCACAGATTACATGGAGACCCAGACGACACCAGCCACAGAGGACATCCACTCTGCAAGTTCTGCGATGACCGTTACCTTGATAACGATGAGCTGCTTAAACACTTACGCAGGGATC ACTTCTGCCATTTCTGTGATGCAGATGGTT CCGAATACTACAG TGATTACCCGTACCTGAGCGAGCACTTCAGAGAGAGTCACTATCTGTGTGAGGAGGGCCGCTGTGCCACAGAACAGTTCACCCATGCATTCCGCTCTGAGATTGACTACAAGGCCCACAAGGCTGCAGCACACAGCAAGAACCGAGCAGAGGCTCGACAGAACCGCCACATCGATCTGCAGTTTAACTACGCCCCGAGACAACAGAGGAGAAATGAAG gtatggTGACAGGTGAGGACTATGAGGAGATGCGTCACGctagaggaggaagaggaaggcctCATGGGGGACAGAAGAGCTGGAGATACTGCCG AGATGAAGAGGACAGGGAGGTGGCAGCTGCTATGAGGGCTTCCATGGCAAAGCAtagacaggaggagagaggacCGAT AGGAGCAATGCAGGAGAGGATCGCTCCCAAAcacaacagagaggagaggacagagagaacaGAACCAGAAGAGCCCAGACACAGGACCGGACACATCAAACCAATAAGCAAACCTCCAG TAAAAACGATGAAGACCGCTAATCTTGGTGATGAAGAAGATGACTTCCCAGCTTTAGGCGCCAGAGCTGCTCCAGCCAT TGTAAAGCCATGTCATGCGACGCTAACAGCAGCCCTTGCAGCTCTGAAGGAAGACGACTTCCCTAGCCTCTCAGCGGTATCGGTTGCATCTCCTATGACCCCAGCTTACTCTGCCCAACCTAAGAAGACTTCCTCTTTCCAGGAGGAAGATTTTCCAGCGCTCGTGTCCAAAATCCGGCCCCTCAAACATGCAGCTGGCACCAAGTCTGCTTGGTCCAACCATACTGCTGTAACTAAACCCAACACTCAACCTCCTCTGTCCTCTagacctcctcctcctcctccctcatcTGCATCCTCTGGCCCTCAGCCCCTCTCCTCAAACTCTTCATCTTCACGAAGGAAAAAGAAGGTAGGCGAGAACGGAAAACCAACATCTACCCGCTCTCCTCCTTcatctgatgatgatgataacagAGGAATGACTCAGCAAGAGTTCCGCTCAGTGCCCACCATGATGGATATCTCCTCTTTGCTCACCGTTAAAGGAGGTAAAAGCAAACCCTCCGCTGTGACCACCAACCCTCCAAATCCAACCCCCAGCACTCCCCCTACCTCCAAAGCcagcaagaagaaaaaaacacagaagaacacAGCTGATCCCTCTACGTCTGTGTCTTCAATGTCGGGGACGACACCAACTGTAGTTGCAAACTCGGTGGAAACAGCGGCACAAAAAGAAAACGTCCCTGAGAAAAGTTGTAACAAACCCCCCTCCAGTACTGTGACAGCACCACTGATGAGTGGATTGGCTAATGGCTACCTGGAGAAATCCCCACCCATTAGTAAGGAGGCAGTTGCAATAACCCTCCATCCCAAGCCAGATCCCCCTCTTGATCGGGAGGAAGAGTTCCCTGCTCTCATGACCAAGAACCCACCACCAG GCTTCAAGTCCTCCTTCCCACTGAAGGCCTCAGCTCCGGCCTCAGCTCCTGCCCCATCCCCAGCTTTGCCCCCACCTCCACCTGGCCTGGGTATCTCAGCCCCTAAACCTCCCCCAGGATTCACTGGGATCCCCCTCAACAGCAATGTGGTGGACCCCGCTCCGTCTCCAGTCAACCC GCCCCCAAAGGTGTCAAGCAGTGGTTACCTGGTGCCAGAGGACTTCCATCAGAGGAACCTGGAGCTAATCCAGTCCATTAGAAAGTACCTCCACAATGATGAGTCAAAGTTCAACCAGTTCAAGAATTTCTCTGCACAGTTCAGACAG AGTGTGATATCAGCAGTCCAGTACCACAGCAGCTGTAAGGACCTGCTCGGAGATGACTTCAACCGCATCTTCAACGAGCTGCTGGTGCTCTTGCCAGACACTGGCAAGCAGCAGGAG
- the slc25a17 gene encoding peroxisomal membrane protein PMP34, translating to MSLSVFSYESLVHAVSGAVGSVTAMTVFFPLDTARLRLQVDENRKARSTPAILAEIVKEEGLQAPYRGWFPVICSLCCSNFVYFYCFHGLKASWLKGKQSSPSTDLVIGIAAGVVNVLLTTPLWVVNTRLKLQGSKFRNADIRPTNYSGILDAFAQIIRGEGVGALWNGTLTSLLLVLNPAIQFMIYEALKRQLRRGVPRELSSVEVFIIGAVAKAVATTVTYPLQTIQSILRFGQFNESTTESKLLSSLRTIKCLLVNRVRKYGMLGLFKGLEAKLLQTVLTAALMFLLYEKIASCTFRIMGLSSNHYKKR from the exons ATGAGCTTGTCGGTTTTCTCGTATGAGAGTTTGGTTCATGCTGTATCAGGAGCAGTG GGAAGTGTGACTGCCATGACAGTATTCTTCCCTCTTGATACTGCCAGACTGAGGCTACAAG tggATGAAAATAGGAAGGCCCGATCAACTCCTGCCATTCTGGCAGAAATTGTCAAAGAGGAAGGACT ACAAGCTCCATACAGAGGCTGGTTCCCGGTCATTTGCAGCCTGTGCTGCTCCAACTTTGTCTACTTCTACTGCTTCCACGGCCTCAAGGCTAGCTGGCTGAAGGGAAAGCAGTCGTCTCCAAGCACTGACTTAGTCATAGGCATTGCTGCAG GTGTTGTTAATGTACTGCTGACCACTCCTTTGTGGGTCGTCAACACCAGGCTGAAGCTTCAGGGTTCCAAGTTTCGCAATGCAGACATTCGGCCCACCAACTACTCTGGCATTCTGG atgcATTTGCACAGATCATCCGTGGAGAGGGTGTTGGTGCACTGTGGAACGGGACCTTAACGTCCCTGCTGCTGGTGCTGAACCCCGCCATCCAGTTCATGATTTACGAAGCCCTGAAGAGGCAGCTGAGGAGAGGAGTTCCCAGGGAG CTGTCATCTGTTGAAGTCTTCATCATCGGCGCTGTTGCCAAAGCGGTTGCCACCACTGTCACCTACCCACTGCAGACTATACAGTCGATTCTCAGG TTTGGTCAGTTCAACGAGTCAACGACCGAGTCAAAACTACTGTCCAGTCTAAGGACTATCAAGTGTCTATTGGTCAACAGAGTGAG GAAGTATGGCATGTTGGGTCTTTTTAAAGGCCTGGAGGCCAAGCTGCTGCAGACTGTGCTGACTGCTGCACTCATGTTCCTTCTCTATGAGAAGATTGCCAGCTGCACCTTCAGAATCATGGGGCTCAGCAGCAACCACTACAAGAAACGATAG
- the rpusd1 gene encoding RNA pseudouridylate synthase domain-containing protein 1, translating into MMTSESTSLESLRVLFQSDDYIVVDKHWDIRIDSKMWYEKHTVQAQLRHRFPQLADPSTYYGFRFCHQLDFSTSGALCVALNKAAAGRAYRCFKDRTVTKAYLAMVRGLVEKETQTLDFSIGKNSSEGKTHMMCIEGTEGCENPKPCQTEMMVLEYGLYDGDTVTKVLLQPLTGRTHQLRVHCSAIGHPIVGDFTYSLGADDSTYRMMLHAHLLHIPLEPEPLLVSAGDPFLPSVDPKWLPQRSLRPLAATVEALLEHRVEEDRKIKEEKRERTRREEEKRKGRREQRTEEESEDQRKQCQQWLSEWAGD; encoded by the exons ATGATGACCTCAGAATCTACCAGCCTGGAGAGCCTGCGCGTGCTGTTTCAGAGCGATGACTACATCGTGGTGGACAAGCACTGGGACATCCGCATCGACAGCAAGATGTGGTACGAGAAACACACCGTGCAGGCGCAACTTCGGCACCGGTTCCCACAGCTGGCAGACCCTAGCACCTACTATGGATTCAG GTTCTGTCATCAGTTGGATTTCTCCACGAGTGGGGCTCTTTGTGTCGCCCTCAATAAGGCCGCTGCCGGCCGGGCTTACCGCTGCTTCAAAGACCGCACCGTCACCAAAGCCTACCTCGCCATG GTACGTGGCTTGGtagagaaagagacacaaactTTGGACTTCTCCATTGGCAAGAACTCCTCAGAGGGAAAAACACACATGATGTGTATTGAGGGaactgaag GTTGTGAGAACCCCAAGCCTTGCCAAACTGAGATGATGGTTTTGGAGTATGGGTTGTATGATGGAGACACTGTCACCAAGGTGCTACTGCAGCCACTCACTG GCCGAACCCACCAGTTAAGGGTGCACTGCAGTGCAATAGGTCACCCTATTGTTGGGGACTTTACCTACAGCTTGGGAGCGGACGACTCAACCTACCGCATGATGCTGCACGCCCACCTCCTCCACATTCCCCTGGAACCTGAGCCCCTGCTTGTCTCTGCTGGAGACCCCTTTCTCCCCTCGGTGGATCCCAAGTGGCTCCCACAGCGCTCATTACGGCCACTGGCGGCCACTGTGGAGGCGCTGCTGGAGCACAGGGTGGAGGAAGACAGGAAGAtcaaagaggagaagagagagaggacgagaagggaggaggagaagaggaaaggaCGCAGGGAACAGAGGACTGAGGAGGAGAGTGAGGACCAGAGGAAGCAGTGTCAGCAGTGGCTGAGTGAATGGGCTGGAGACTGA